The Trichocoleus sp. FACHB-46 genome has a segment encoding these proteins:
- the map gene encoding type I methionyl aminopeptidase, which translates to MNILSNLIPQASQPPRVKQRRGIEIKSPREIEIMRESAKIVATVLKEISQIIQPGMTTADLDAHAEKRIREMGATPSFKGYHGFPASICSSINNEVVHGIPNAKKVIRTGDVVKIDTGAYFQGFHGDSCITIGVGEVTPEAAKLIRVAEEALYKGIEQVKAGKYLLDLAGAVQDHVEANGFVIVEDYTGHGVGRNLHEEPSVFNFRTRQMPNVKLRAGMTLAIEPILNAGSKVTRTLQDRWTVVTVDNSLSAQFEHTVLVTEDGYEILTDRTKV; encoded by the coding sequence ATGAACATCCTCAGCAATTTGATTCCTCAAGCGTCTCAGCCACCCCGTGTTAAGCAACGTCGGGGAATCGAGATTAAGTCTCCGCGCGAAATTGAGATTATGCGGGAGTCAGCCAAAATTGTCGCGACCGTGTTGAAAGAAATCTCCCAAATTATTCAACCGGGGATGACAACTGCTGACTTGGATGCTCATGCAGAAAAGCGGATTCGCGAAATGGGAGCTACACCCAGCTTTAAGGGCTATCATGGCTTCCCTGCCTCCATTTGCTCCAGCATCAACAACGAAGTGGTGCATGGGATTCCTAATGCCAAAAAGGTGATTCGCACCGGAGATGTGGTCAAGATTGACACCGGAGCTTACTTCCAAGGCTTTCATGGTGACTCTTGCATCACCATTGGCGTGGGAGAAGTGACCCCAGAAGCGGCTAAGTTAATCCGAGTGGCTGAAGAAGCCCTTTACAAAGGCATTGAGCAAGTCAAAGCGGGCAAGTACCTACTAGACTTGGCGGGTGCGGTGCAAGACCACGTCGAGGCGAACGGTTTCGTGATCGTAGAAGACTACACCGGGCATGGCGTAGGTCGTAACCTGCACGAAGAGCCTTCTGTATTTAACTTCCGCACTCGCCAAATGCCCAACGTAAAGCTGCGGGCAGGCATGACCCTAGCGATCGAGCCGATTCTGAATGCTGGCTCTAAAGTCACCCGCACCTTGCAAGACCGCTGGACCGTGGTGACGGTAGATAACTCCCTCTCAGCCCAGTTTGAGCACACCGTTTTGGTGACTGAAGACGGCTACGAAATCCTCACCGATCGCACCAAAGTCTAG
- the dusA gene encoding tRNA dihydrouridine(20/20a) synthase DusA: protein MTAFSTAPVTNSSHRDRAPIGNPLSVAPMMDRTDRHFRYFMRQITQRTLLYTEMVTSSAILHGDRERLLAFSPEEKPLALQVGGDNPKDLAICAQIAVDLGYDEINLNVGCPSDRVQNGNFGACLMAQPERVADCVAAIMQATSIPVSVKHRIGIDDRDRYEDMVEFVQTVAAAGCERFTVHARKAWLQGLSPKENRDIPPLRYADVHRLKQDFPHLFIEINGGFTSLAQVQEQLCSVDAVMIGRAAYDQPYLFAQSDRLIYGEETSPSTRQEVAEAMLPYIDFWTAQGLKLHKITRHMLQLFAGQPGSRIWKRHLTENSCLTGAGSEVVREALALVSKGATARMLAEVSHSRSD from the coding sequence ATGACCGCTTTCAGCACAGCACCCGTAACCAACTCATCCCACCGCGATCGCGCCCCCATCGGCAACCCCCTCAGCGTCGCCCCCATGATGGATCGCACCGATCGCCACTTCCGCTACTTCATGCGGCAAATCACCCAGCGAACCCTGCTGTACACCGAAATGGTGACGAGTTCCGCAATTTTGCACGGCGATCGCGAACGATTACTAGCCTTTTCCCCCGAAGAAAAACCCTTAGCGCTGCAAGTGGGCGGAGATAACCCCAAAGACCTTGCTATCTGTGCCCAAATTGCCGTCGACCTAGGTTACGACGAAATCAACCTCAACGTCGGCTGTCCTAGCGATCGCGTCCAAAATGGTAACTTTGGCGCTTGCCTGATGGCCCAACCAGAACGAGTGGCCGATTGTGTCGCTGCCATAATGCAAGCAACGAGCATTCCAGTCTCCGTCAAGCACCGCATCGGCATTGATGATCGCGATCGCTACGAGGATATGGTGGAGTTCGTCCAAACGGTTGCTGCCGCAGGTTGTGAGCGCTTCACCGTCCATGCTCGTAAGGCTTGGCTGCAAGGGCTTAGCCCTAAAGAAAACCGCGATATTCCCCCCCTCCGCTACGCAGACGTGCATCGGCTGAAGCAAGACTTCCCCCACCTATTCATTGAGATCAACGGCGGTTTCACTAGCTTGGCCCAGGTGCAAGAACAGTTGTGCTCGGTGGATGCGGTGATGATTGGTCGTGCTGCCTACGATCAGCCTTATCTGTTTGCCCAAAGCGATCGCCTGATTTACGGCGAAGAAACCAGCCCTTCCACTCGTCAGGAAGTGGCTGAAGCGATGTTGCCATACATTGATTTCTGGACGGCTCAAGGTCTGAAACTTCACAAAATCACCCGTCACATGCTGCAACTGTTTGCGGGGCAACCGGGAAGCCGAATTTGGAAACGACATCTCACAGAAAATTCTTGTCTCACAGGTGCTGGCTCTGAAGTCGTCCGTGAAGCTTTAGCGCTGGTATCCAAAGGCGCAACCGCTAGGATGCTTGCAGAGGTCAGCCATTCAAGGAGCGATTGA
- a CDS encoding alternative oxidase, with protein sequence MIRLLVNLLVAVLNTFYREDDGPDLSVQVYRRFFVLETVARVPYFAYLSVLHLYETMGWWRKSDWLKIHFAEAWNELHHLLIAEALGGDRFWLDRLLARAGAFVYYWILVPVYMISPRTAYHFMQLVEEHAYQTYDTFLQKHEAALKAEPAPEVATKYYLEGDMYLFDEFQMSLGSEQRRPQIETLYDVFVAVRDDELEHVKTMIACQQTDAQATFQSPHSAEKLALPEATQVAIAATTQQLAQESQTESVEMR encoded by the coding sequence ATGATTCGCCTGCTGGTTAACTTGCTGGTCGCTGTGTTGAATACCTTCTATAGAGAGGACGATGGCCCTGATTTGTCAGTACAGGTCTACCGTCGCTTTTTCGTGCTGGAAACAGTGGCGCGGGTGCCCTATTTTGCCTACCTGTCAGTGCTGCATCTGTACGAAACGATGGGCTGGTGGCGCAAATCGGATTGGTTAAAAATTCACTTCGCTGAAGCTTGGAACGAGTTGCACCATCTCCTGATTGCGGAAGCACTAGGAGGCGATCGCTTTTGGCTCGATCGATTGCTAGCGCGAGCAGGGGCGTTTGTCTACTACTGGATTCTGGTGCCTGTCTATATGATTTCACCACGAACCGCTTATCACTTTATGCAGTTGGTGGAAGAACATGCCTACCAGACTTACGACACCTTTCTACAAAAACATGAGGCGGCTCTCAAGGCCGAGCCCGCACCTGAAGTTGCCACCAAGTACTACTTGGAAGGTGATATGTACCTGTTTGATGAGTTTCAAATGTCGCTGGGTTCGGAGCAGCGCCGTCCCCAAATTGAGACGCTCTATGATGTGTTTGTGGCAGTGCGAGATGATGAGCTAGAGCATGTCAAAACCATGATTGCTTGCCAGCAAACCGACGCTCAAGCAACCTTCCAAAGCCCGCACAGTGCTGAGAAGCTTGCTTTACCAGAAGCTACGCAGGTGGCGATCGCGGCTACTACACAGCAGTTAGCGCAAGAATCCCAGACTGAATCTGTCGAGATGAGGTAG
- a CDS encoding HhoA/HhoB/HtrA family serine endopeptidase, whose translation MSSSEQRFFPLRQISSYALVIVLSVALTLAVLWTFPSAWLPKVSALINQATQISSATVEAPAPAIAPDVAPNIAPSQETSRNFVADAVNQVGPAVVRIDTDRTITTRPADPYFDDPFFSPFFGDGYSRAPQEYHQRGQGSGFIIDRNGILLTNAHVVSGADTVSVTLKDGRTFKGEVRGIDEPSDLAVVKINGQNLPVAPLGNSSDVQVGDWAIAVGNPLGLDNTVTLGIISTLNRSSAQVGIPDKRLDFIQTDTAINPGNSGGPLLSDRGEVIGINTAIRADAQGIGFAIPIDKAKAIKDVLIRGGKVPHPYIGVRLLTLTPALAQESNRNPNSPFTVPEVNGVLVMQVMPNSPAAAAGLRRGDVITTVDGQSVKTAEQLQRSVEKSRVNQPLQLQVQRGEQTQQLSIRPGDLQDAPRS comes from the coding sequence ATGTCGTCCTCGGAGCAACGCTTTTTTCCGCTTCGTCAAATTAGTAGCTACGCCCTGGTGATTGTGTTGAGCGTTGCTTTGACTTTGGCTGTGCTGTGGACTTTTCCCTCAGCTTGGCTTCCCAAGGTTTCAGCGCTGATCAATCAAGCCACGCAGATCAGCTCTGCTACCGTGGAAGCTCCTGCTCCTGCGATTGCCCCCGATGTCGCCCCTAATATCGCGCCTAGCCAAGAAACCAGCCGTAATTTTGTGGCTGATGCTGTGAATCAAGTCGGGCCAGCCGTGGTGCGGATTGACACCGATCGCACAATTACCACTCGTCCAGCAGACCCCTATTTTGATGATCCTTTTTTTAGTCCCTTCTTTGGCGATGGCTACTCACGAGCACCACAGGAATATCATCAACGAGGTCAAGGCTCTGGTTTCATCATCGATCGCAATGGCATTCTCTTGACCAATGCCCATGTGGTGAGTGGAGCAGATACGGTTAGCGTGACGCTAAAGGATGGTCGTACCTTCAAGGGAGAAGTGCGCGGTATTGATGAGCCGTCTGACTTAGCAGTGGTGAAAATCAACGGCCAAAACCTGCCTGTGGCTCCGCTGGGTAACTCTAGCGATGTGCAGGTAGGGGATTGGGCGATCGCCGTCGGCAACCCCTTAGGTCTAGATAACACCGTCACCCTAGGCATCATCAGCACCCTCAACCGTTCTAGCGCTCAGGTGGGCATTCCAGACAAACGCCTCGACTTTATCCAAACCGACACAGCCATTAACCCTGGCAACTCTGGTGGACCGTTGCTAAGCGATCGCGGTGAAGTGATTGGAATTAACACCGCCATCCGCGCCGATGCTCAAGGCATTGGTTTTGCCATTCCCATCGATAAAGCCAAAGCGATCAAAGATGTGTTGATTCGCGGCGGCAAGGTACCCCATCCCTATATTGGAGTGCGCTTGCTCACCCTTACCCCAGCACTGGCGCAAGAATCTAACCGCAACCCCAATTCTCCTTTTACGGTTCCAGAAGTGAATGGCGTTTTGGTGATGCAGGTGATGCCCAATAGCCCAGCGGCAGCAGCAGGTTTACGTCGGGGTGATGTCATTACTACTGTGGACGGCCAATCGGTCAAAACTGCTGAGCAATTGCAGCGATCGGTCGAAAAAAGTCGGGTCAATCAGCCTTTACAGTTGCAAGTGCAGCGGGGTGAACAAACTCAGCAACTATCCATCCGACCGGGAGATTTGCAAGATGCGCCTCGTTCCTAA
- a CDS encoding AEC family transporter has translation MLDTLFRAYTPLLIWPGLGLLLLRFVPERFPQLLGQALYWVGVPLQLLVLGRQTEWSDRVGFIPAVAVGVLLLSLGLSLIFWWTAQRQSSFIEITADSAPSPITSTSSSATVSPRARLGSFILAAMLGNTGFVGLALAQVLFGIDDLGWAVLFSVTSNVVGNYGIAVFIASYFGHSATKNHWWIQLRDVVTVPSTWAFFLGFSTRSIVLPEAIATGLDQAVWVVMASALLLVGLRLGSIKGWRSLQRAILPTLLKVLIVPGLVGLGATCFGVTGVPRLVLVLMSGTPTGLSVLILAEVYNLDRELLTGSIALSFIGLLLVLPLWLTWFS, from the coding sequence ATGCTGGATACCCTGTTCCGTGCTTACACTCCGTTGCTGATTTGGCCAGGGTTAGGGCTATTGCTCCTCCGGTTCGTGCCTGAGCGGTTTCCTCAGTTGTTGGGGCAAGCCTTGTATTGGGTGGGGGTGCCTTTACAGTTACTGGTGCTCGGACGACAAACTGAGTGGTCCGATCGCGTTGGCTTCATTCCAGCGGTAGCAGTCGGGGTGTTGTTGTTGAGCTTGGGGTTATCCTTAATTTTTTGGTGGACTGCACAAAGGCAATCTAGCTTCATAGAAATTACTGCTGACTCAGCTCCGAGTCCAATCACCTCAACCTCTAGCAGCGCCACAGTATCTCCCAGAGCAAGGCTCGGCAGCTTTATTTTGGCGGCGATGTTGGGGAATACGGGCTTTGTTGGCTTAGCTCTGGCCCAAGTATTATTTGGCATCGATGATCTAGGCTGGGCAGTCCTGTTTAGTGTCACTAGCAATGTGGTGGGCAACTACGGCATTGCTGTGTTTATTGCTAGCTACTTTGGCCACAGCGCGACTAAGAATCATTGGTGGATTCAGTTGCGGGATGTAGTAACCGTTCCGAGTACCTGGGCTTTTTTCTTAGGATTTAGCACCCGTTCAATTGTGCTACCAGAGGCGATCGCGACTGGCCTGGATCAAGCGGTTTGGGTCGTGATGGCTAGTGCTTTGTTACTCGTCGGGTTACGTCTCGGTTCTATTAAAGGCTGGCGCAGTCTCCAACGTGCTATCTTGCCTACCCTACTAAAAGTTTTGATTGTGCCTGGGTTGGTGGGACTAGGGGCAACATGCTTTGGTGTAACAGGAGTGCCTCGATTGGTTTTGGTGCTGATGTCGGGTACACCCACAGGGTTGTCGGTGCTGATTTTGGCGGAGGTTTATAATCTCGATCGCGAGTTGCTCACAGGTAGTATTGCTCTCAGCTTTATCGGGTTGTTGTTGGTACTACCACTCTGGCTGACCTGGTTTAGCTAG
- a CDS encoding efflux RND transporter periplasmic adaptor subunit: MQLPIIGKVEKPTPWILGLIVAGVLGVSGTAFLVNRAAAPREDISELTVPVQAENLRVRITANGTLVPIQSVNLSPKAAGIVKELYVEQGDRVEAGDVVARMDNSTFQAELTQAQANLSQAQANLAKARVGNTTAAIGQVQASVAQAEAQVREAEARLALASDRVRRNESLAAEGAISRDRLDEVISEADRARASVEQTQAGVREARRRLEDLQNGSRPEDIAVAEARVREAEGRVQAVQTQIDDTAVRAPFAGIITQKYATAGAFVTPTTSASTNSSATSTSVVALASGLEVLAEVPEVDINQVSEGQGVEIVADAFPDQVFQGKVRLIAPAAVKEQNVTSFQIRVALVTGKDKLRSGMNVDLTFLGKQLDQALVVPTVAIVTQEGQTGVLVTDAKNQPTFKPVTIGPTIGNQTQVLQGLETGEKVFVELPENKKLEDFTKTKGDQKNN; encoded by the coding sequence ATGCAACTGCCCATAATTGGCAAAGTTGAGAAACCGACCCCCTGGATCTTGGGGCTAATTGTGGCTGGAGTGCTGGGTGTGTCCGGAACTGCCTTCCTCGTGAACCGAGCCGCAGCTCCCCGAGAAGATATTTCCGAGTTGACTGTGCCTGTGCAAGCTGAAAATTTGCGGGTCCGCATTACTGCTAACGGCACGCTAGTCCCCATCCAAAGCGTCAATCTCAGCCCCAAAGCAGCCGGGATTGTCAAAGAGCTGTACGTCGAGCAAGGCGATCGCGTGGAAGCAGGCGATGTGGTTGCCCGGATGGACAACAGCACCTTTCAAGCAGAGCTAACTCAGGCTCAGGCAAATTTATCTCAAGCTCAAGCTAACCTAGCCAAGGCTCGCGTTGGCAATACGACTGCTGCAATTGGTCAGGTGCAAGCCAGCGTGGCCCAAGCCGAAGCCCAAGTGCGTGAAGCTGAAGCTCGACTAGCTCTCGCCAGCGATCGCGTCCGCCGCAACGAAAGTTTGGCCGCAGAGGGAGCTATTTCTCGCGATCGCCTGGACGAAGTGATTAGTGAAGCTGACCGAGCCAGAGCCAGTGTCGAACAAACCCAAGCAGGCGTGCGAGAAGCCAGAAGACGTCTAGAAGATTTGCAAAACGGCTCGCGTCCAGAAGATATTGCCGTGGCCGAGGCGCGAGTCCGGGAAGCAGAAGGCCGAGTTCAAGCCGTGCAAACTCAGATCGACGATACGGCTGTGCGTGCCCCTTTCGCCGGAATCATTACACAGAAATACGCCACAGCAGGAGCGTTTGTCACCCCTACTACCTCCGCTTCGACTAACTCCTCCGCCACCTCTACCTCCGTCGTCGCTCTCGCCAGTGGACTAGAAGTGCTCGCTGAAGTGCCCGAAGTAGATATTAACCAAGTGTCAGAAGGGCAGGGTGTGGAGATTGTGGCCGATGCCTTTCCCGATCAAGTGTTTCAGGGCAAAGTCCGCTTGATTGCCCCTGCGGCGGTTAAGGAGCAAAACGTAACTTCTTTCCAAATCCGGGTCGCTTTGGTGACGGGGAAAGACAAGCTGCGCTCGGGCATGAATGTTGATCTCACCTTTTTAGGCAAACAGTTGGATCAAGCCTTGGTCGTTCCGACAGTCGCGATCGTGACTCAGGAAGGCCAAACTGGGGTCTTAGTGACCGATGCCAAAAATCAGCCCACCTTTAAACCTGTCACCATTGGTCCTACGATTGGCAACCAAACTCAGGTTTTGCAGGGGTTAGAAACAGGTGAAAAAGTGTTTGTTGAGTTACCAGAAAACAAGAAGCTAGAAGACTTCACCAAAACTAAAGGCGACCAGAAGAATAATTAA
- a CDS encoding EndoU domain-containing protein: MKRQINQLPFTASLALGAVLFSLAISNLAIAPAQAQVLQSGTLIITQTCSATRAINGPNPGNTRVAKNQRYQVIGFNSAERRFVLIKVPNANPERRWVSANCGTFQAGSAANGNAPNGSTSETRTRPSNPSSTTLLPFFDQSNNLEVHRFPAGRPADITPPAPSLTAFDQAVLQTCGPIGSTVNANRFKQLMANHPEVLRQIQTAVGGELLPGRNTQAEFLDDLTAAWSDRGGFEHIFCGELEGPQKIGGLHFVGRYLQLQNEKIGGRLGNNLNREEVEPGVLYTLGVVVKRGNQTWTDTIKGYPLISDAQEMLLDATKAFKVRGNAQGACLYQVQDQLTGKSYQAVFVKDRNAIVTFYPDATPSGRPCRS, from the coding sequence ATGAAACGACAGATCAATCAACTTCCCTTTACCGCTAGTTTGGCGCTTGGAGCCGTCTTGTTTAGTCTGGCTATCAGCAATCTGGCGATCGCTCCAGCCCAAGCTCAAGTGCTGCAATCCGGAACTCTAATTATCACTCAGACCTGCTCAGCCACCAGAGCGATCAATGGCCCCAACCCAGGGAACACCAGAGTCGCGAAGAATCAACGCTATCAAGTGATTGGATTTAATAGCGCCGAGCGGCGATTTGTCTTAATTAAAGTCCCTAATGCTAATCCTGAGCGCCGTTGGGTTAGTGCTAACTGCGGCACCTTCCAAGCAGGTTCGGCTGCTAATGGCAACGCCCCAAATGGCAGTACTAGTGAGACGAGAACTCGCCCCTCCAATCCTAGCAGTACAACCCTGCTTCCCTTCTTTGATCAATCCAACAACTTAGAAGTACATCGCTTTCCCGCAGGTCGGCCCGCCGATATTACGCCACCAGCACCTAGCTTGACCGCCTTTGACCAAGCCGTGTTGCAGACTTGTGGCCCCATTGGCAGTACAGTCAATGCCAACCGCTTCAAGCAGCTAATGGCTAATCATCCTGAGGTGCTGCGCCAAATTCAAACCGCTGTGGGGGGTGAACTTCTACCCGGACGGAATACGCAAGCGGAATTTCTCGATGATCTCACAGCAGCCTGGTCAGATCGGGGTGGGTTCGAACATATCTTTTGCGGGGAGCTAGAAGGCCCACAGAAAATTGGTGGGCTACACTTTGTCGGTCGCTACCTACAATTGCAAAACGAGAAGATAGGGGGCCGCTTAGGTAACAACCTCAACCGCGAAGAAGTAGAGCCCGGCGTGCTTTATACCTTAGGAGTGGTGGTTAAGCGAGGCAACCAAACCTGGACCGATACGATCAAAGGCTACCCGCTAATCAGCGATGCTCAAGAGATGTTATTAGACGCAACGAAAGCCTTTAAAGTCCGGGGCAACGCTCAGGGAGCCTGCTTATATCAAGTTCAAGACCAGCTCACGGGCAAATCTTACCAAGCTGTGTTTGTCAAAGATCGCAATGCCATTGTTACCTTTTATCCCGATGCCACACCCAGCGGCAGACCTTGCCGTAGCTAA
- a CDS encoding M16 family metallopeptidase codes for MRQFQLPKGSLGRKFVRRLAVGFAFLTLLLLALRPAPASALTAKHYTELNFPPLPEVQIPQYSRFQLKNGIIVYLMEDHELPLVSGTALFRTGDRLEPSDKVGLAGLTGTVLRTGGTQQHPADTLNRRLEQLAASVETGISAASGSASFDALAEDLGEVFGLFTEVLRQPTFAQDKLDLAKTQTRGGIARRNDTPDDIAGREFEQLLYGETSPYARIVEYATLDNISRDDVLSFYRTYFHPNNMILGVVGDFDSKQMRSLIQAKFGDWQATQPIKPTLPTVTQANQGGVFLVDQPQLTQSYVQVGHLGGQLNSPDYPALTVMDGVLNGFGGRLFNQVRSRQGLAYSVYSAWSARYDYPGVFLAGGQTRSDATVPFIRSVMAEIERIRTTPVSTQELAYAKDSVLNSFVFNFQDPEQTLSRLMRYEYYGYPADFIFRYQRGVEATTSSDVQRVAQKYLKPENIVTLVVGNAKAIAPPLTSLGPKVKVTPIDITIPEPKAAS; via the coding sequence GTGCGGCAGTTTCAGTTGCCTAAAGGCAGCCTTGGCAGAAAATTTGTGCGTCGTTTGGCCGTAGGGTTCGCTTTCCTCACGCTGCTCCTTCTAGCATTGAGGCCTGCGCCTGCCTCAGCCCTCACCGCCAAACACTACACCGAATTAAACTTCCCTCCCCTACCAGAAGTTCAAATTCCTCAGTACAGCCGCTTTCAACTCAAAAACGGCATCATTGTGTACTTGATGGAAGACCATGAGTTGCCCCTCGTCAGTGGGACGGCTTTATTTCGCACAGGCGATCGCCTAGAACCGAGCGATAAGGTAGGTTTAGCCGGATTGACCGGGACTGTCCTTCGCACTGGAGGCACTCAGCAGCATCCCGCCGATACCCTGAACCGACGCTTAGAACAACTGGCTGCCTCTGTGGAGACAGGCATCAGCGCCGCCTCAGGCAGTGCCAGTTTTGATGCCTTGGCAGAAGACTTGGGAGAAGTATTTGGTTTATTCACTGAGGTTCTGCGTCAGCCCACCTTTGCCCAAGACAAACTAGACCTCGCTAAAACTCAAACCAGAGGCGGCATTGCTCGACGCAATGATACTCCCGACGACATCGCGGGTCGAGAGTTTGAACAGTTGCTGTATGGAGAAACCAGCCCCTATGCTCGGATTGTGGAATACGCCACCCTCGACAATATTTCGCGGGATGATGTGCTGAGCTTTTACCGAACCTACTTCCACCCCAACAACATGATTTTGGGCGTTGTCGGTGACTTTGACAGCAAACAAATGCGATCGCTGATTCAGGCCAAGTTTGGTGATTGGCAAGCTACGCAACCGATCAAGCCGACTTTACCAACGGTTACCCAAGCTAATCAGGGTGGGGTCTTCCTAGTCGATCAACCGCAATTGACCCAAAGTTATGTGCAAGTGGGGCACTTGGGCGGCCAACTCAATAGCCCTGACTATCCAGCCCTAACAGTGATGGATGGCGTACTAAATGGCTTTGGTGGACGCTTATTCAATCAGGTGCGATCGCGCCAGGGCTTGGCTTATTCGGTCTATTCAGCTTGGAGTGCTCGCTACGATTATCCAGGTGTATTCCTAGCAGGGGGACAAACGCGATCGGATGCCACCGTGCCCTTTATTCGGTCGGTTATGGCAGAGATTGAGCGCATTCGCACTACTCCTGTTTCCACCCAGGAACTCGCTTATGCCAAGGACTCAGTGCTCAACTCGTTTGTGTTCAACTTCCAAGACCCAGAACAAACTCTCTCGCGATTAATGCGCTATGAGTACTACGGCTACCCAGCAGACTTTATCTTCCGCTATCAGCGCGGGGTGGAAGCAACCACCAGTTCTGATGTGCAGCGAGTGGCTCAAAAATATCTCAAACCAGAGAATATTGTGACGCTAGTGGTGGGTAACGCTAAAGCGATCGCGCCCCCTTTAACGAGCCTCGGCCCCAAGGTCAAAGTCACTCCCATAGACATCACTATCCCAGAACCCAAAGCTGCAAGCTAG
- a CDS encoding insulinase family protein — MIQFNQIFRVLTSLVKPQPIPRLGPRQWPQAIAIGLASLLLSWAMLPSGAFAATPQTEAKTPAPAPSIQPYLGRVMDRVTEFRLENGLKFIVLERHQAPVVSFLTYADVGGADEPDGKTGVAHFLEHLAFKGTQRIGSKNYRAEKAVLDRLDTLAKQIRAAEAAKNSAKVAQLKQAFEKAEAEAVSYVQQNEYGRIVEQAGGVGLNATTSSDATRYFYSFPANKLELWMSLESERFLEPVFREFYKEKDVILEERRMRVDNSPIGQMIETFLDAAYDKHPYRRPVIGYPEDLKNLTRQDIAQFFDTYYVPNNLTIAVVGDVNPSEVKRLAQTYFGRYKARSAPPKLTVVEPPQTKTKEVTVRLLSQPWYLEGYHQPAMNHPDHVVYQMIGSILSDGRTSRLYKSLVEKQQIALSAQGFSGFPGDKYPSLMLFYALTAPNHTVDEVATSLRSEIERLKTEPVSAEELDRVKTQSRAGLLRSLTSNSGMASLLLEYEVKTGSWRNLFEELDAIAAVTPADIQRVARETFRPENRTIGRLLPQTS; from the coding sequence ATGATTCAGTTCAATCAAATTTTTCGAGTTTTGACATCGCTCGTCAAACCACAGCCGATCCCACGGTTAGGACCGCGCCAGTGGCCACAAGCGATCGCGATCGGTTTGGCTAGCCTCCTGCTGAGTTGGGCCATGCTACCTAGTGGAGCCTTTGCGGCCACCCCCCAAACTGAGGCTAAGACTCCCGCACCTGCTCCTTCTATTCAGCCCTATCTGGGTCGAGTCATGGATCGGGTGACTGAGTTTCGGCTTGAGAATGGCTTGAAGTTTATCGTGCTGGAGCGGCACCAAGCCCCCGTGGTTTCGTTCCTTACCTATGCTGATGTTGGAGGAGCCGACGAACCAGATGGCAAAACTGGAGTCGCCCATTTTCTAGAGCATTTGGCCTTCAAAGGTACACAACGCATCGGCAGCAAGAACTATCGGGCAGAAAAAGCAGTACTCGATCGCCTAGATACCTTAGCCAAGCAAATCAGGGCTGCTGAAGCTGCGAAAAATTCCGCTAAAGTGGCTCAGCTCAAGCAAGCTTTTGAGAAGGCTGAGGCTGAAGCAGTCAGCTACGTTCAACAGAACGAGTATGGCCGTATTGTCGAGCAAGCCGGAGGAGTGGGCCTCAACGCCACTACCTCTTCAGATGCCACCCGCTACTTCTACAGTTTTCCAGCTAACAAGCTAGAACTGTGGATGTCGCTGGAGTCGGAGCGCTTTTTAGAACCCGTGTTTCGTGAGTTCTACAAAGAAAAAGACGTGATTTTGGAAGAGCGGCGGATGCGAGTGGACAACTCACCGATCGGCCAAATGATCGAAACTTTTCTAGATGCTGCCTACGACAAGCACCCCTACCGTCGGCCTGTCATTGGTTACCCGGAAGATCTCAAAAACCTGACACGCCAAGATATTGCCCAATTTTTTGACACCTATTATGTCCCCAACAACCTAACCATTGCCGTGGTGGGGGACGTGAATCCGTCAGAAGTAAAACGCCTAGCCCAAACTTACTTTGGCCGTTACAAAGCTCGTTCCGCGCCACCCAAGCTAACGGTAGTGGAGCCACCCCAAACCAAAACCAAAGAAGTGACGGTGCGCTTACTCTCACAGCCTTGGTATCTAGAGGGTTACCACCAACCCGCGATGAACCATCCCGATCATGTGGTTTATCAGATGATTGGTAGCATCTTGAGTGACGGACGCACTTCGAGGCTTTACAAGTCATTGGTAGAAAAGCAGCAGATTGCGCTCTCGGCTCAAGGGTTTAGCGGTTTTCCCGGTGATAAATATCCCAGCTTGATGCTGTTTTATGCCCTGACTGCCCCCAACCATACCGTTGATGAGGTGGCAACCAGCTTGCGCTCAGAAATTGAACGGCTGAAAACAGAACCCGTCTCTGCGGAAGAACTCGATCGCGTTAAAACCCAGTCACGCGCTGGCTTACTGCGATCGCTCACCTCCAACTCTGGCATGGCCAGCCTACTGTTGGAATACGAAGTCAAAACGGGTAGTTGGCGGAATTTGTTTGAAGAATTGGATGCGATCGCGGCAGTCACGCCCGCTGATATTCAACGAGTGGCCCGGGAAACCTTCCGCCCCGAAAACCGCACCATCGGACGGCTGTTACCTCAAACTTCATAA